One genomic window of Lepeophtheirus salmonis chromosome 5, UVic_Lsal_1.4, whole genome shotgun sequence includes the following:
- the LOC121117648 gene encoding WD repeat-containing protein 47, with the protein MASSSSATTHLVLKEEDVIKLACEFLGNREMFISQVTVERESGVINGNYSDDMLFLRQLILDGQWDDVMEFIQPLASLSSFNYKLFQFMILKAKYIELLCIKSESLILPNPETAVDAVVEVLNEIEKVAPTKEVYSNLCLLLTVNKLSEHPDFKTWNPNKGRNACFKEIKPLCEELLGGSSENKKDPSRSFTEGPHSATNDRLLQLLIKGILYESCVDYCQQKATGPKKPGGQIQFTELLSHSDFSDSDLSLLSWLQSIPSETFSCPFEQRSLNVDVERIKAPVLETNWTEHMLVTPIKPNIFPHSAMPHRSKGAEIMTKSLNIGALSAKGGNRCIGENGVHRNNPSGNSMVDMSKSFASFHLTGKKLMDTSVDQLFLKEELSATKASQIPQSQLSKETDTSKMEYVSKTRLHHSSKPDENTPTIPESHALENNKPQQPSSIENTNQNNNNIKAAPSSSSSSSTSRFLNVTTIEDVQALRCAEFHPSGKIYAVGSNSKTLRICQYPNIDELTESHETNQPVVLFKRTKHHKGSIYCLSWNNSGNLVATGSNDKTVKLMKFNTDTCSLEGNEVELTMHDGTIRDCTFLDDSKSSYLVSAGAGDCKIYLTDCTIASPFHALVGHRDYILSLYTWGGALFVSGSADKTVRFWDLRSRGCVNMVQYGGSSVASCSVDPSGRLLVTGHEDSSIILYDIRGCRTVQSFKPHNSDVRSVRFSPSAFYLLSTGYDNKVILTDLQGDLTSPLPSVVVATHSDKVISGRWHPTDFSFLSSSADKTATLWALPPL; encoded by the exons ATGGCATCTTCTTCCAGCGCCACGACTCATCTTGTCCTTAAGGAAGAGGATGTCATTAAATTGGCATGTGAATTCTTGGGCAATCGTGAAATGTTCATATCGCAGGTGACAGTGGAACGGGAATCTGGAGTGATCAATGGGAACTACTCTGATGACATGCTTTTCTTGCGACAACTAATATTGGATGGACAGTGGGATGATGTGATGGAGTTCATTCAGCCTCTGGCCTCTCTTTCCTCATTCAACTACAAACTCTTTCAATTCATGATACTCAAAGCCAAATACATTGAACTCTTATGCATCAAGAGCGAGTCTCTCATTCTACCCAATCCAGAGACTGCAGTGGATGCCGTCGTTGAAGTGCTCAATGAAATAGAGAAAGTGGCCCCCACCAAGGAAGTCTACTCCAATCTTTGCCTTCTTCTCACCGTCAACAAGCTCTCTGAACACCCAGACTTCAAAACTTGGAATCCTAACAAAGGCCGCAATGCATGTTTTAAAGAGATCAAACCTCTCTGTGAAGAGCTACTGGGTGGatcatctgaaaataaaaaagatcctTCTAGGAGTTTCACTGAAGGGCCCCATTCTGCAACGAATGATCGTCTTCTTCAGCTTCTTATCAAAGGAATACTCTATGAGTCTTGTGTCGATTATTGTCAGCAAAAAGCCACAGGTCCTAAAAAGCCTGGAGGACAAATACAATTCACTGAATTACTTAGTCATTCAGATTTCAGTGATTCAGACCTAAGTTTATTGTCATGGCTACAAAGCATTCCCTCCGAAACTTTTAGTTGTCCCTTTGAACAGCGTTCACTTAATGTTGATGTTGAACGGATTAAAGCTCCTGTCCTTGAGACCAACTGGACGGAGCATATGCTAGTAACTCCCATTAAACCAAATATATTTCCTCATTCAGCCATGCCTCATCGGTCGAAAGGAGCAGAAATCATGACAAAGTCTTTAAATATTGGTGCTTTATCTGCAAAAGGAGGTAATAGGTGTATAGGAGAAAATGGGGTTCATAGAAATAATCCGAGTGGTAATTCCATGGTGGACATGTCAAAAAGTTTTGCTAGTTTTCATTTGACTGGAAAGAAACTCATGGACACATCTgttgatcaattatttttaaaagaagaacttTCCGCGACGAAAGCCTCACAAATTCCACAAAGTCAGTTATCCAAAGAGACAGACACATCAAAAATGGAGTATGTTAGTAAAACACGACTTCATCATTCCTCAAAGCCTGACGAAAATACTCCCACCATTCCAGAATCACATGCACTCGAAAATAACAAACCCCAACAACCAAGCTCTATTGAGAATACTAatcaaaacaacaacaatattaaaGCAGctccctcctcctcctcctcctcctcgaCATCTCGATTTCTAAATGTTACGACCATTGAGGATGTACAAGCCTTACGTTGCGCTGAATTTCATCCAAGTGGAAAAATATACGCTGTTGGCTCGAACTCTAAAACACTCAGAATTTGTCAGTATCCCAACATTGATGAACTCACAGAAAGTCATGAGACAAATCAACCAGTGGTTTTGTTCAAAAGAACGAAGCACCATAAGGGATCTATTTATTGTTTATCTTGGAATAACTCTGGAAATTTAGTAGCCACTGGTTCTAATGATAAAACAGTTAAGCTAATGAAATTCAATACTGATACCTGCTCTCTTGAAGGCAACGAAGTTGAATTAACGATGCACGACGGAACCATAAG AGATTGCACTTTTTTGGACGATTCAAAGTCTTCATATTTAGTGTCTGCGGGTGCTGGTGATTGTAAGATATATCTCACGGACTGCACAATCGCGTCTCCTTTTCATGCCCTCGTTGGACATAGGGATTATATTTTGTCCCTTTACACTTGGGGAGGTGCACTTTTTGTGTCTGGATCTGCAGATAAGACTGTACGCTTTTGGGATCTTCGATCACGTGGGTGTGTTAACATGGTTCAGTATGGAGGCTCGTCTGTCGCTTCTTGCTCAGTGGATCCTTCTGGCAGACTTCTAGTAACTGGTCATGAAGattcttctattattttatatgatattcgAGGGTGTCGAACAGTTCAATCCTTCAAGCCTCATAATTCGGATGTGCGATCTGTACGATTCTCTCCTAGTGCATTTTACTTGCTGAGCACTGGCTATGATAACAAAGTAATTCTTACAGATCTTCAAGGGGATCTTACTAGTCCTTTACCCAGCGTAGTAGTTGCTACTCATTCTGATAAAGTGATATCGGGTCGATGGCATCCAACAGACTTTAGTTTTTTGAGCTCCAGTGCAGATAAGACAGCTACTCTCTGGGCATTGCCACCCTTATAA
- the Atf3 gene encoding activating transcription factor 3, with amino-acid sequence MDPSLSLNVHLAVPQNSHSESHTPNTPEILNSIVNMTNGPFANFASSNSSSSAIPNNEDRTLSSSTTTSALVSNVSSPLTHFSAGTPEKSCSGLSVQQYCSQFIKEGLKMKVKRKLGANNSTKEDPVIAPPIKKPKISITPAPQPVTKAPPIPKPPRIEIKEELLSPDDLAKRLRRRERNKLAATKCRNKKKAQFTVLAQEHEDLKRQHVSFKSESARLEIEKRKLTEVLEKHKALIPSCPLFLVKQEESSTTVTEKEMDPSLEFRRSCSFSNTQQSANSDFFLAKSAITQSFYDLSSRCMAM; translated from the exons ATGGATCCATCACTATCTCTAAATGTCCACTTGGCCGTTCCACAAAATTCTCATTCGGAATCACATACTCCGAACACTCCTGAAATTCTAAATTCAATTGTCAATATGACAAATGGACCTTTTGCAAACTTTGCATCGTCTAATTCATCCTCTTCAGCCATTCCTAATAATGAGGATAGGACACTATCATCATCTACAACTACTTCCGCACTTGTATCTAATGTATCAAGTCCATTGACTCATTTTTCAGCGGGAACTCCAGAAAAAAGTTGTTCAGGACTAAGTGTTCAGCAATATTGCTCACAATTTATAAAGGAAGGACTTAAAATGAAAGTGAAACGAAAGCTTGGAGCAAATAACTCAACAAAGGAGGATCCTGTAATAGCTCCTCCAATCAAGAAGCCTAAAATTAGTATAACCCCTGCGCCACAACCAGTTACCAAGGCTCCTCCAATACCAAAGCCTCCTCGCATTGAAATCAAAGAAGAACTTTTATCTCCTGATGATTTAGCTAAGCGACTTCGTCGACGTGAGAGAAACAAACTGGCAGCTACcaaatgtagaaataaaaaaaaggcacaATTCACAGTACTTGCACAG gaGCACGAAGACCTCAAACGTCAACATGTATCTTTCAAATCCGAGAGCGCACGTCTCGAAATCGAGAAGAGAAAGTTAACAGAAGTCTTAGAGAAACACAAAGCTCTCATCCCTAGTTGTCCACTCTTCTTAGTCAAACAGGAAGAATCTTCAACGACTGTGACAGAGAAGGAAATGGATCCTTCTCTGGAGTTTAGGAGATCCTGCAGCTTCTCGAATACTCAACAGTCCGccaattcagatttttttttagctaaaagTGCCATCACACAATCCTTTTACGACTTAAGCAGCCGGTGCATGGCAATGTGA
- the eIF2A gene encoding eukaryotic translation initiation factor 2A yields MMWSGNSLAVRDAKGLVLLEGLPEDEPKPCDSFPSQSGSSTRVLATSMDGSKLAWAEGTAVFLTEYDGSSWSKPHSFPHQRAARLVFSPKGSILTSYETYAIRNNQVPSANVYLWDTKTKSETPLASYVSQGTDSWCIQWSSDESLALRKLPNSQILVFDTSDYSKKSSPKFDTKFDYLSLSPKGNNFVIFQKGGQKKESVASFAKFFTYPNLSSPVGNKSLAFADKMDSFWSASGNAVLLLSTAEVDSSSYYGKQQLYFMNSSGDSVNMRTPKEGPIYCVTWSPTKDEFIVVYGFMPAKVTLYDKSCNKIFDFGTGPRNAVHFNPQGTIALFGGFGNINGAIEVWDIREKEKLASFEAPYTTDLKWSPDGKLFVTSTCAPRLRIGNGYKIWHYSGSLLYEKNYGNEEELWEVCWKNPLKPYPVFPISKVPVKGIKSSTPVTSKQAYRPPMARNRGGSQMTAPLGEKELPENEKGKGNEEKGGVNKSAAKNLKRREAAKKKKETISLNGGTTDSNADSTVTEQKGGDPSQNYKKIRKLQDKLAQISQLKVLQSEGKKLETNQLEKLKKEKEFLEEIAKLQL; encoded by the exons ATGATGTGGAGTGGCAATTCTCTCGCAGTGCGTGATGCCAAGGGTCTTGTTCTCCTGGAAGGGTTACCCGAAGATGAGCCAAAGCCATGCGATTCCTTTCCATCGCAGAGTGGGAGCAGCACCCGGGTCCTCGCTACTTCGATGGATGGCTCCAAATTAGCGTGGGCTGAGGGTACGGCGGTATTCCTCACAGAGTATGATGGATCCTCCTGGAGCAAGCCTCATTCTTTTCCGCATCAAAGGGCTGCTCGACTCGTGTTTAGTCCCAAAGGAAGCATCTTGACGAGCTACGAGACATACGCCATTCGTAACAATCAGGTCCCCAGTGCCAATGTCTATCTTTGGGACACCAAGACCAAGAGTGAAACCCCTTTGGCTTCCTATGTAAGCCAAGGAACGGATTCATGGTGCATTCAATGGTCATCTGATGAGTCTCTAGCTCTGAGAAAACTTCCAAATTCACAAATCCTCGTTTTCGATACATCTGACTATTCTAAG AAATCATCTCCAAAGTTTGATACCAAATTTGATTATCTTTCCCTGAGTcctaaaggaaataattttgtcatttttcaaaaaggagGACAAAAGAAGGAATCTGTTGCTAGTTTTGCGAAGTTTTTTACCTACCCTAATCTAAGTAGTCCGGTAGGTAACAAGAGTCTCGCCTTCGCCGATAAAATGGATTCTTTCTGGAGTGCATCTGGAAATGCTGTTTTGCTTCTTTCTACTGCTGAAGTGGATAGTTCATCCTATTATGGAAAACAACAACTCTATTTCATGAATAGTAGTGGAGACTCTGTCAACATGCGCACACCCAAGGAAGGTCCTATTTACTGTGTGACTTGGAGTCCTACAAAGGATGAATTTATTGTGGTGTACGGATTTATGCCTGCTAAAGTCACTTTATATGATAAGTCCTGTAACAAAATCTTTGACTTTGGCACTGGCCCAAGGAACGCTGTTCATTTTAACCCTCAAGGCACCATAGCGCTCTTTGGAGGATTCGGGAACATTAATGGTGCTATTGAGGTTTGGGACATtcgagaaaaggaaaaattggcTTCCTTTGAAGCTCCTTACACAACAGACTTGAAATGGAGCCCTGATGGCAAATTATTTGTCACTTCAACCTGCGCACCGAGACTAAGAATAGGAAATGGCTACAAAATTTGGCACTACTCCGGTAGCCTCCTCTATGAAAAGAATTATGGAAACGAGGAAGAGCTCTGGGAAGTGTGTTGGAAGAATCCTTTAAAGCCCTACCCTGTATTTCCTATATCTAAGGTACCCGTTAAGGGTATTAAGTCATCAACGCCTGTGACATCCAAACAAGCATATCGCCCTCCGATGGCACGTAATCGAGGTGGCTCACAAATGACTGCACCTTTGGGAGAGAAGGAGCTTCCTGAAAATGAAAAGGGTAAAGGGAATGAGGAAAAGGGGGGTGTAAACAAATCAGCTGCCAAGAATTTGAAGCGCAGAGAGGCTgccaagaagaaaaaagaaactattTCATTGAATGGAGGGACTACTGATTCAAACGCCGATTCTACTGTTACGGAACAAAAAGGAGGAGATCCTTCTCAAAACTATAAGAAGATACGTAAACTGCAAGATAAGTTAGCTCAAATATCTCAGCTAAAGGTACTTCAAAGTGAAGGGAAAAAATTGGAAACTAATCaattagaaaagttaaaaaaggagaaagaatttttggaggaaatcgCCAAGTTACAATTATAA